In Aliiglaciecola sp. LCG003, a genomic segment contains:
- a CDS encoding putative nucleotidyltransferase substrate binding domain-containing protein has product MTSMPQQSLDFLKSSAPFDILDLDDITRLVKHITVAYVSEENAAQIVSQKKRSLFLISSGQFSVKDSNNAEGHLSEGDFFGVDNLLNHLDQTIQVKVDRAGLIYCIDAAAINSLIEEHPKIAQFFQTYHSEQLHQDAVTDSKSMWLYKPIEEVLSGQPISVDLGTPILQGVQLMSQHSISSLLVTQQDKLVGILTDRDVRNRVVTEQVDVHSPIETIMTSDPAKISQNKTLFDALCVMTEHNIHHLPVVDHITETPVGMLTASDMIRHQRGNVLFIINELSKAQSLYDLTRLSWQLPHYFAKHAKRLGDFDIAGKVLSQATDIMTRKLILFYQQQHGSPPFDYCWLVYGSQARDDQTMGSDQDNAMLLARSPDAQEAEYFSSLADYVCKGLGKCGIKLCDGNIMASNPDLRMSVQEAIQETQKWVRQPTTEAILHFNIFLDVRAVAGNKALLDNLQKAREPLLKQPIFLAALARHAEENSVPLSMFQQFVYKKGHSRDDCIDIKTNAVAIINNLVRIYALASGLKMPSTLARLENLQDSSQLTQSDGNNLRDIWLFLNRLRWRHQLQNNATDNYVCVSDLSSIEKHQLKAAFKSIKRAQQAVLVKFSAGMG; this is encoded by the coding sequence GTGACAAGCATGCCACAACAATCATTGGACTTTCTTAAATCCTCAGCACCTTTTGATATTCTTGATTTGGATGATATAACTCGGTTGGTCAAACACATCACTGTTGCTTATGTGAGTGAAGAAAATGCAGCGCAGATTGTCAGCCAGAAAAAGCGTTCACTGTTTCTGATCAGCAGTGGTCAATTTTCAGTCAAAGATTCAAACAATGCTGAAGGTCACCTAAGTGAAGGTGATTTCTTTGGTGTTGATAATCTGCTCAATCATCTTGATCAAACTATTCAGGTCAAAGTTGACCGAGCTGGATTAATTTATTGTATTGATGCCGCAGCAATTAATAGTTTAATTGAAGAACACCCTAAAATTGCACAATTTTTTCAAACCTATCACTCTGAGCAGTTACATCAAGATGCTGTAACCGATTCTAAATCCATGTGGTTGTATAAACCCATAGAAGAAGTTTTATCAGGACAGCCGATAAGTGTAGATTTGGGTACGCCAATTTTGCAGGGGGTACAATTGATGTCTCAGCATAGTATTTCGTCATTATTGGTCACGCAACAAGACAAACTAGTGGGTATACTGACGGATAGAGATGTTCGCAATCGAGTGGTAACTGAACAGGTCGACGTGCACAGTCCAATTGAAACTATAATGACGTCTGATCCGGCTAAAATTAGCCAGAATAAAACCTTGTTTGACGCGCTCTGCGTGATGACCGAACACAATATCCATCACCTTCCAGTAGTCGACCATATCACTGAAACGCCTGTGGGTATGCTCACCGCCAGTGATATGATCAGGCATCAACGTGGCAACGTGCTGTTTATCATTAATGAGTTGTCAAAAGCACAAAGTCTTTATGATCTTACCCGCTTGAGTTGGCAGCTCCCACATTATTTCGCTAAACACGCCAAAAGGCTAGGGGACTTTGATATTGCCGGAAAAGTGCTGTCCCAAGCCACGGATATTATGACACGAAAACTGATTCTGTTTTATCAGCAACAGCATGGTAGTCCACCATTTGATTATTGCTGGTTAGTATATGGCTCCCAAGCCAGAGACGATCAAACCATGGGTTCTGATCAAGACAATGCGATGCTATTAGCACGCAGTCCAGATGCACAAGAGGCCGAGTATTTTTCATCACTGGCTGACTATGTCTGCAAAGGGCTGGGGAAATGCGGTATCAAGTTATGTGATGGCAATATAATGGCAAGCAATCCCGATTTAAGAATGTCAGTGCAAGAGGCTATTCAGGAAACTCAGAAATGGGTAAGACAACCTACTACGGAAGCCATTCTTCATTTTAATATTTTCCTTGATGTTCGTGCGGTCGCAGGGAACAAAGCGCTCCTCGATAACTTGCAAAAAGCTCGTGAGCCACTCCTGAAACAACCAATATTTTTAGCGGCTTTAGCCCGACATGCAGAAGAAAATAGTGTGCCTTTGTCGATGTTCCAACAGTTTGTCTACAAAAAGGGCCACAGCCGGGATGACTGCATTGATATTAAAACCAATGCGGTGGCTATCATCAACAATCTGGTGCGGATTTACGCTCTTGCTAGTGGTTTGAAAATGCCTTCTACTTTGGCCCGACTAGAAAATTTGCAGGATTCATCACAATTAACTCAAAGTGATGGCAATAATCTACGGGATATTTGGTTGTTTTTAAATCGGTTGCGCTGGCGACATCAATTACAGAACAATGCCACTGATAACTATGTGTGTGTGTCCGATTTATCTTCTATTGAGAAGCATCAGTTAAAAGCCGCATTTAAATCGATAAAACGAGCGCAACAAGCTGTATTAGTTAAATTTTCGGCTGGTATGGGCTAA
- a CDS encoding sodium:solute symporter family protein: MDVKILTFIIVGASFLLYIGIAVWARAGSTNEFYVAGGGVHPIANGMATAADWMSAASFISMAGLISFMGYDGAVYLLGWTGGYVLLALCLAPYLRKFGKFTVPDFIGDRYYSQTARTVAVICAIFVCFTYVAGQMRGVGVVFSRFLEVDIVTGVVIGMAIVFFYTVLGGMKGITYTQVAQYCVLIFAYLVPAVFISIMMTGHMLPQTGFGATLMDGSGVYLLDKLDGLSLELGFNEYTSGTKSMIDVFCITAALMVGTAGLPHVIVRFFTVPKVRDARYSAGWALVFIAILYTTAPSLASFARVNMIETINGKDQMGTSYAEAPSWISNWEKTGLIGWDDKNGDGKMFYSGDDRNEMKVDRDIMVLANPEIANLPAWVIALVAAGGVAAALSTSAGLLLVISTSVSHDLLKRNLMPNITDKKELFYARLAAGVAICIAGYFGINPPGFVAQVVAFAFGLAASSFFPAIIMGIFMKRMNDKGAIAGMLAGITFTAAYIIYFKFVNPAANVPANWLFNISPEGIGTIGMIVNFVVALVVLKFTGDAPEEIQQLVEDIRFPKGSGEATAH, translated from the coding sequence ATGGATGTAAAAATATTAACCTTTATTATCGTAGGAGCCTCTTTCTTGCTCTATATCGGTATTGCTGTTTGGGCCAGAGCTGGCTCAACCAATGAATTCTATGTAGCCGGCGGCGGGGTTCACCCTATTGCTAATGGTATGGCAACCGCAGCTGACTGGATGTCTGCCGCATCATTTATTTCGATGGCAGGTCTGATCTCATTTATGGGTTACGATGGCGCAGTATATCTACTGGGATGGACAGGTGGTTATGTATTACTAGCGCTTTGCCTGGCTCCTTACCTACGAAAATTCGGCAAATTCACGGTGCCCGATTTCATTGGTGACCGTTATTACTCTCAAACTGCCAGAACCGTGGCAGTTATCTGTGCAATTTTTGTCTGTTTCACTTATGTGGCAGGCCAAATGCGCGGGGTAGGTGTGGTATTTAGTCGCTTCTTAGAGGTGGATATCGTCACCGGGGTTGTAATTGGCATGGCAATTGTTTTCTTCTACACCGTTTTGGGTGGAATGAAAGGTATTACCTATACCCAAGTGGCTCAGTACTGTGTATTGATATTTGCATATCTAGTACCTGCAGTATTTATCTCAATCATGATGACGGGTCATATGTTGCCTCAAACAGGCTTCGGAGCAACCTTGATGGACGGTTCGGGGGTCTACTTGCTCGACAAGCTCGATGGGTTGTCGTTGGAGCTGGGGTTTAATGAATATACCTCTGGCACCAAAAGTATGATCGATGTGTTCTGTATTACAGCAGCCTTAATGGTTGGTACTGCTGGTTTACCCCATGTAATTGTACGCTTCTTCACTGTACCTAAAGTACGTGATGCCCGCTACAGTGCAGGTTGGGCATTGGTCTTTATTGCCATCTTGTATACCACAGCACCTTCACTAGCATCTTTTGCTAGGGTGAACATGATCGAAACCATCAATGGCAAAGACCAGATGGGGACTAGTTACGCTGAAGCTCCAAGCTGGATATCCAACTGGGAAAAAACAGGCTTAATTGGTTGGGATGACAAGAATGGCGATGGTAAAATGTTTTACTCGGGTGATGATCGCAACGAAATGAAAGTTGACCGAGATATTATGGTATTGGCGAATCCTGAAATTGCTAATTTACCAGCATGGGTCATTGCTTTAGTTGCTGCTGGTGGCGTTGCCGCTGCACTATCCACTTCGGCAGGCTTGTTGTTAGTTATATCAACGTCGGTATCCCATGATTTACTCAAGCGTAATTTGATGCCCAATATTACTGATAAGAAGGAGCTGTTTTACGCCCGACTCGCTGCGGGGGTGGCAATTTGTATTGCCGGTTACTTTGGGATTAATCCACCAGGATTCGTCGCCCAGGTGGTCGCCTTCGCGTTCGGGTTAGCTGCATCCTCCTTCTTCCCTGCTATTATTATGGGAATATTCATGAAGCGTATGAATGACAAGGGGGCAATCGCAGGTATGTTAGCGGGTATTACGTTTACTGCTGCTTACATAATCTACTTTAAATTTGTTAACCCGGCAGCGAATGTACCGGCTAACTGGTTGTTTAATATCTCACCTGAAGGTATAGGTACAATCGGTATGATAGTTAACTTCGTAGTGGCATTAGTTGTACTGAAGTTCACTGGTGATGCACCAGAAGAGATTCAGCAACTAGTCGAAGATATCCGTTTTCCAAAAGGATCAGGTGAAGCGACAGCTCACTAA
- a CDS encoding DUF4212 domain-containing protein, translating into MAFKTEEDKKAYWRENISLMMKLLTVWFVVSFGFGILLVDVLNEIRFFGFKLGFWFAQQGAIYVFVALIFVYVRQMNILDKRFGVDEE; encoded by the coding sequence ATGGCGTTTAAAACAGAAGAAGATAAAAAAGCCTACTGGCGAGAAAATATCTCGTTAATGATGAAACTGCTGACTGTGTGGTTTGTTGTGTCCTTTGGATTCGGCATTCTACTTGTTGATGTATTGAATGAAATCAGGTTCTTTGGTTTCAAATTAGGGTTCTGGTTTGCCCAGCAAGGTGCTATTTACGTATTTGTGGCGTTGATTTTTGTCTACGTTCGTCAAATGAATATTTTAGATAAACGCTTTGGCGTAGACGAAGAGTAG